Sequence from the Neptunomonas japonica JAMM 1380 genome:
CTGCACCAGCTGATCAGTACCAGGATGACAAATATCAACGCCTTTTTCATCTACCAATTTAATCATTGGACGAATGTCTTTACCGGCTGCCGGGCGATCTTTACCATCCAGCACTTCAGTAGTAGATAGACCTGTCAGATCATCAGTCGTTTGCTTAACCGTAATACCGTCTTCCATACCAACGTAAATTACTGTACCAGCAACTTCGGTAATAATTGGATGCGTATGCGGATCCCAGTTTGCAACGATATCGCCAGGGTTAACCTCAGCGCCATCTTGAACCTTGATGACAGCACCGTAAGGAAGCTTATAACGCTCACGCTCACGACCATGCTCATCAGTTACACCCAACTCACCAGAACGCGATACAGCAACCAAGTGACCTGCAGGTGTTTCTACATGCTTAAGGTTATGAAGGCGAATCTCACCGCCTTTCTTAACTTCAACACTATCCACTGCAGCAGCCCTAGAAGCCGCCCCACCGATATGGAACGTACGCATAGTAAGCTGAGTACCCGGCTCACCAATCGACTGTGCAGCGATAACACCGACAGCCTCACCCGCATTTACACCATGCCCACGACCTAGATCACGACCGTAACACGCAGCACAAATACCGAAACGCGTATCACAAGTAATTGCCGAACGAACCACGATTTCGTCGATAGATGAGAATGCTTCATCATTTTCTAAACGATGAACCCACGCCTCATCAATCAATGTTCCTGCAGGAATAAGTACATCCACACCCGCTGGATCAAGTACATCACGTGCAACCACACGACCTAGGATACGATGCCCTAACGCTACAACAACATCGCCGCCTTCGATCATTGGCTGGATTACAAGACCATTTTCAGTGCCGCAATCTGTCTCAGTAATAACCAGATCCTGCGCAACATCAACCAAACGACGCGTCAGGTAACCAGAGTTAGCCGTTTTCAGAGCCGTATCTGCCAAACCTTTACGAGCACCATGAGTAGAGATGAAGTACTGAAGTACGTTCAAGCCTTCACGGAAGTTAGCAACGATCGGCGTTTCGATGATCGAACCATCCGGCTTGGCCATCAGACCACGCATACCCGCTAGCTGTCGAATCTGTGCCGCACTACCACGGGCACCTGAGTCAGCCATCATATAAACAGAGTTGAAAGACTCTTGATCGACTTCATCGCCTTCACGATCAATTACTTTTTCAATTTTTAGGTTTTCCATCATACGCTTAGCCAACAAATCGTTAGCACGCGACCAGATATCAATAACCTTGTTATATTTCTCGCCTTGCGTTACCAAACCATCAGCAAACTGACGCTCGATCTCTTTTACTTCAGCATCAGCTTCACCAACGATTGTTGGTTTTTCATCAGGAATAACGAAATCGTTAACACCAATTGATGAGCCTGAAACGGTTGCTTGACGGAAGCCCATATACATTAGCTGGTCAGCGAAAATCACCGTATCTTTTAGACCGCAACGACGATACGCTTCATTCAACAAGCGTGAAATCGCTTTTTTCTTCATCGCCTGGTTAACAAGCTCATACGGAAGACCATCAGGAACGATAGAGAACAGCATGGCACGACCCGCCGTTGTCTCTTTCATTTCAGTGATTTCAGTAACATTACCTTCGATATCACGAATCACTTCACTGATGCGTACTTTAATCCGCGCCTGCAAGTCTAGCTGTTTAGCACCGTAAGCACGTTCGATCTCTTCGATATCAGCAAAGGCCATACCTTCGCCTTTAGCGTTGATGCGCGAACGTGTCATCCAATACAGACCCAATACAACGTCCTGTGAAGGAACGATGATTGGCTCGCCGTTTGCTGGTGACAAGATGTTGTTGGTAGACATCATCAAAGCACGCGCTTCAAGCTGCGCTTCAATAGTCAACGGTACGTGTACCGCCATCTGGTCACCATCAAAGTCAGCGTTGTACGCAGCACATACCAATGGGTGTAACTGAATCGCTTTACCTTCGATCAACACAGGCTCAAACGCTTGAATACCCAAACGGTGAAGTGTTGGCGCACGGTTAAGAAGAATAGGATGCTCACGGATTACCTCATCCAAGATATCCCATACTAATGGCTCTTCACGCTCAACCATCTTCTTAGCGGCTTTTATCGTTGTCGCATAGCCACGCAATTCAAGCTTAGAAAAGATGAATGGCTTGAATAGCTCAAGCGCCATCTTCTTAGGAAGACCACACTGATGCAAACGCAGGTACGGACCTACAACGATTACCGAACGACCCGAGTAATCTACACGTTTACCCAATAGGTTCTGACGGAAACGACCCTGCTTACCTTTGATCATATCAGCCAAAGATTTTAGTGGGCGTTTGTTAGAACCGGTAATAGCGCGACCACGACGACCGTTATCTAATAGCGCATCTACAGATTCCTGCAGCATACGTTTCTCGTTGCGCACAATAATGTCAGGTGCGTTCAGATCTAATAGACGTTTCAAACGGTTATTACGGTTAATAACACGACGATACAGATCATTTAGGTCAGAAGTAGCAAAACGACCACCATCCAAAGGTACTAATGGACGCAGATCTGGTGGCAATACTGGCAAGATTGACAGCACCATCCACTCTGGTTTGTTACCAGATTTATAGAATGATTCGCACAGCTTAAGACGCTTAGAAAGCTTCTTAATTTTGGTTTCAGAGTTTGTTTGCGGAATTTCTTCACGCAGCATTTGAATCTCTTCTTCCAAATCAATTGAAGCCATCAACATCTGAACTGCTTCAGCACCCATACGAGCATCGAATTCGTCACCGAACTCTTCAAGTGCTTCAAAGTACTGCTCATCGTTCATCAGCTGGCCACGCTCAAGCGTAGTCATACCAGGCTCAACAACAACAAACGATTCAAAATATAGAATTCGTTCGATGTCACGCAGCGTAATATCAAGCATCAAACCGATACGTG
This genomic interval carries:
- the rpoC gene encoding DNA-directed RNA polymerase subunit beta', whose protein sequence is MKDLLNLLKSQSQADEFDSIKISLASPEMIRSWSFGEVKKPETINYRTFKPERDGLFCAKIFGPVKDYECLCGKYKRMKHRGVICEKCGVEVTLTKVRRDRMGHIELASPVAHIWFLKSLPSRIGLMLDITLRDIERILYFESFVVVEPGMTTLERGQLMNDEQYFEALEEFGDEFDARMGAEAVQMLMASIDLEEEIQMLREEIPQTNSETKIKKLSKRLKLCESFYKSGNKPEWMVLSILPVLPPDLRPLVPLDGGRFATSDLNDLYRRVINRNNRLKRLLDLNAPDIIVRNEKRMLQESVDALLDNGRRGRAITGSNKRPLKSLADMIKGKQGRFRQNLLGKRVDYSGRSVIVVGPYLRLHQCGLPKKMALELFKPFIFSKLELRGYATTIKAAKKMVEREEPLVWDILDEVIREHPILLNRAPTLHRLGIQAFEPVLIEGKAIQLHPLVCAAYNADFDGDQMAVHVPLTIEAQLEARALMMSTNNILSPANGEPIIVPSQDVVLGLYWMTRSRINAKGEGMAFADIEEIERAYGAKQLDLQARIKVRISEVIRDIEGNVTEITEMKETTAGRAMLFSIVPDGLPYELVNQAMKKKAISRLLNEAYRRCGLKDTVIFADQLMYMGFRQATVSGSSIGVNDFVIPDEKPTIVGEADAEVKEIERQFADGLVTQGEKYNKVIDIWSRANDLLAKRMMENLKIEKVIDREGDEVDQESFNSVYMMADSGARGSAAQIRQLAGMRGLMAKPDGSIIETPIVANFREGLNVLQYFISTHGARKGLADTALKTANSGYLTRRLVDVAQDLVITETDCGTENGLVIQPMIEGGDVVVALGHRILGRVVARDVLDPAGVDVLIPAGTLIDEAWVHRLENDEAFSSIDEIVVRSAITCDTRFGICAACYGRDLGRGHGVNAGEAVGVIAAQSIGEPGTQLTMRTFHIGGAASRAAAVDSVEVKKGGEIRLHNLKHVETPAGHLVAVSRSGELGVTDEHGRERERYKLPYGAVIKVQDGAEVNPGDIVANWDPHTHPIITEVAGTVIYVGMEDGITVKQTTDDLTGLSTTEVLDGKDRPAAGKDIRPMIKLVDEKGVDICHPGTDQLVQYLLPAKAIVNMASGSKVSVGEALARIPQEGSVNKDITGGLPRVADLFEARKPKESSILAEISGVISFGKETKGKKRLVITPNDAEPFELMIQKWRNLNVFEGEYVEKGEVISDGPTNPHDILRILGVEALAEFVVNEIQDVYRLQGVGINDKHIEVICRQMLRKVEIVTSGDSTFIPGEQVEYAAVVSENAELVEADKIPAKFERVLLGVTKASLATESFISAASFQETTRVLTEGAVKGKQDFLRGLKENVVVGRLIPAGTGLAYHSERKRKKAIAEGTETVSAEEVQEALAAALNASLSNSD